Proteins from one Thermococcus bergensis genomic window:
- a CDS encoding 30S ribosomal protein S13 encodes MADFRHIVRVANVDIDGHKQLRWALTGIRGIGINFATMVCRVAGLDPKMKAGYLTDEQVKAIEAVLEDPVKHGIPAWAVNRPKDYETGKDLHLTGAKLVMAWREDVNRLRRIRAYRGIRHELGLPLRGQRTRSNFRRGTTVGVSRRKK; translated from the coding sequence ATGGCTGACTTTAGACATATCGTGCGTGTAGCAAATGTTGATATAGATGGGCACAAACAACTTAGATGGGCCCTCACCGGAATTAGGGGTATAGGAATAAACTTTGCAACAATGGTATGCAGAGTTGCAGGGTTAGATCCAAAAATGAAGGCAGGTTACCTTACCGATGAGCAAGTAAAGGCCATTGAGGCTGTGCTTGAAGATCCAGTAAAACACGGCATTCCCGCATGGGCAGTAAACAGACCAAAGGATTACGAGACTGGAAAAGACCTACACCTTACTGGAGCAAAGCTCGTTATGGCATGGCGTGAGGACGTTAACAGGCTCAGGAGAATCAGGGCTTATAGAGGTATTAGGCATGAACTTGGTCTTCCATTGAGAGGACAGAGGACTAGATCAAACTTCAGAAGAGGAACTACAGTTGGTGTTAGCAGAAGGAAGAAGTGA